The nucleotide sequence CGTCTTTATATGCGGATAAAGATTCCCCTATTAGTATGACAACCAGAAGCTGCTAATTAATTTGCCTTGTGCAGTTTGAATTTGAGGCTCATCTGAAAAACATCCCTCGAACCAACAACCAATACTCCCCAGATATCAGAGGATACTTACTGATCGTGGACATGTTTAGAGGTCATTATTACAGATTCTTAATTAAAACACATTTGATTAACTAACTAAAATACTAACTAACAATATATAATTTCAGCAGGAACAAATATATTAATACCATGGATATATCTGATTAAGCATATATCGTAGTCTTGTTAAAATCACACTAGCTAGAATCAAGCTATGGAgaaccttctcctcctcctcggcTTCGCCATCATCTCCATTCCAATTACCTCTCTGTTCTCGATGCTGGAAGTATCTTTCGAACCAACTTGCTTAAAGGGATTGAGCTTTCCGAGAGTTCGTGAAACCGAGGAGAAGAATGAGTTCTTGCTCTCCATTTTCAGGCCGCTCATCCCTTGTTGCTGAATCTGCGAAACGTATATCTTCATCCTCGCAAGCTCCAACCGCAGATTCTCATTCTCTCTGATCAGTAACATGTCGTCGGCCGTCAGCCCTTGGTCTCGTCCCCACGCCGGCATCCTTGCCTCCTCCCCACCCTGAAGCTGCAGTTGGTCGTAGTACAACGCGTGGAGCACAATTTGAAGCGGCAGTCGCCTGTTCTGAGATGCATGTAGTCGGGCTTCGTATGACAACTTCAGTGGATCCATCACGCTGCACACTTTCTCCCTCTCGATCTCATCCAGAGAAGGATGGGCCTGCATTTGTATCCATATTGTTAAGGACGAGTTCGATCGTTCTACTGAGGCACATATATGGTTGATTTGAAAGCCATGGAGTTGGGAATCTGAACCTTGAGATAGATGTCGACGGCGCGGTATAGGTCGTCGTCGAAGCGTCGGGCCGACTTGGGGAGAGCCCCGGCGATGCCAGTGAACTTGGATACCGACAGCTCCTTGTCCGTGGCTATCTCCCCCAGGAAGCTGTCCACCGTTCGCGCCGCCTTTTGCACCGCCGGCGAGGAGCATACGCCTTTGAAACCAGAGCCATAGAGAACGCCACCCCCGGCGGCGGCGCTCGCCTCTCTCTCCGCGAAACTGGCCACGATCCTCCTAGCGCTGTCGAGATCCACGACGCGCTCGCCGGAGTAGTCCAGACTGATCGTGAGGAGGTTGGCTACGGCCGCCTGGTCGAGGGAGGCAGAGGCTCGCCGCTCGAGCTCCCGCCGGCATGCCTCCGAAGCACCGAGGAATACCGCCGCCCGGAGCAGGCGGTAGACGAAGCCGACCGGGAGGGGGGCGTCACGGTCCGGTGGGAGGATGGAGACGAGGGAATCAAGGAGGCAGCGCTGGCGGGCGCGGGCAGCATCGCTGCCGGTGACGAACGGCCGGGCGGCGCCTTCGGAAAGCAGGAGGTTGGGTAGGGATTTCTCAGCGTACGTCACGATGGCGACGGCGAGGGACTTGGGAGCGGCTCGGCGGGATGTCATACCGGTGAGTATCTTCTTGAACGAGGTGGGAAAGAGCAACGCGAGCTCAGCGGCCCACCAGTCCGCCGGCGAGCGTGTTGGAAAGTTAGCCTCGTTGCACGCCTTCAAGCTGATAACATCGACGGAGCGCTGCACGATCCGAACGTGTTCGACGGGGCGAAGGAGATCAGGGGCGTCGTCGCAGGAGCGCAGCAAGGCAACGGCGCCGGGCAGCGTCTTGAGCGCGATTTGGTTGATGAACTCCTCCGTCCTCTGCACCAAGTTGCCGCGGCAGTAGTCTTCCGTCATCTGCAAGTACTCGGCGGCGCACCGCACCGCCGCCACGCTGTTGACAGATATCTCGAAGCTGACCCCGTAGCAAAACATTGCAGCCTTCTCAAACGCCGCCGCGCCGCCAGGCACCTCGGACAGATCTATGCGGCGGCCGAGGTCTGCCCTCTTCGATTCAATCACCTTCCGCCGGATCAAACCGCTCTTCGCCACCAGCATGAACTGAATCCAATATTATCACACATGCCAAGCTCATCAATACACAAATTCTggggaaaaaaaaaagacagaGAAATCGTCGCAAAATACCTTGTGGAGCTGAAAGTCAACCTTTCCGACCTGAACGACGACGTCGCTTGGAAGATCTTGGGAAAAGATCCTGGATTTCAATATGATTAACAGAAGTAAACGTGCAGGATTAATTGAAAATAGTAGTTAATACCATTGGCTCGTTCTTTCCATGAGTGCAGAGAGACGAGAACGGGGCGTGGAAGAAGACGCCATTGCCATGGGAAATACAGAGCCGAGCTTGCCGATGATCGTCTCCACTGGTGTTTATTATTCATagttactttttttatttttcccaTCATAATTCACAATATCACATGTTGCCCCTAGGTCAAGATTTGTGCGGGAGATTTTTGATTTTTGCCAACAAAATGTAAACTTTTTTAAATATCGGGCAAAATGGGGGAAAAAAACAATTTTTGTGTGTTTAATAGATATGAATAAAGCTTAAGGTAGTTTTTGACTATATTTGATAAATTGGCATTTATTTTAACACAGTGATCTTCTTCATATCTGACAAGATATGTCAGATATTAATTACTCTCAAAATCTATTAAAACAACCCTACGTCCCCACTGCTCCAAACTCCGTGGGGCACTTAGCTTCTTCCTTCGAATTTGGATTACGTCGCTTTGTAGCTTTCTGATCTTGTCGGATTTGCTATAATTGAATTGATGGCGGGGGACAGGGGACCACTGGACCTGGCAGTCTGCCGTTCACTCGCTCACGCTAGATTTGGTAATTAATATCTATCGATGAAGTGACGAGCTGGGAGAATGTTCCTCCGCCAAGAAACCGGATCTCCTGGTAGGCGGCATGCCACGTCCTAGGCCAAGCTAGCAATGGATAACGCGGCGGGCCCCGAGTCAATCAGGGTGGTACCCACCCGCCCAGCGTTCCACGTCACAATCGTATGTAAAGAGATATACAAACAAATTGGGGGCCATGGATTTATGAGATAACAAAAAATGATAATTCAATTTCAAATCACTATCCAAACAATTTCATTTGGATGAATTTTATCTCAATCGATCTGGTATTTGACATACACAAGTTGTATCCGCACATGCTATGTATCCACACGTAAGAAA is from Zingiber officinale cultivar Zhangliang chromosome 7B, Zo_v1.1, whole genome shotgun sequence and encodes:
- the LOC122004065 gene encoding root phototropism protein 2-like; the encoded protein is MAMASSSTPRSRLSALMERTSQWIFSQDLPSDVVVQVGKVDFQLHKFMLVAKSGLIRRKVIESKRADLGRRIDLSEVPGGAAAFEKAAMFCYGVSFEISVNSVAAVRCAAEYLQMTEDYCRGNLVQRTEEFINQIALKTLPGAVALLRSCDDAPDLLRPVEHVRIVQRSVDVISLKACNEANFPTRSPADWWAAELALLFPTSFKKILTGMTSRRAAPKSLAVAIVTYAEKSLPNLLLSEGAARPFVTGSDAARARQRCLLDSLVSILPPDRDAPLPVGFVYRLLRAAVFLGASEACRRELERRASASLDQAAVANLLTISLDYSGERVVDLDSARRIVASFAEREASAAAGGGVLYGSGFKGVCSSPAVQKAARTVDSFLGEIATDKELSVSKFTGIAGALPKSARRFDDDLYRAVDIYLKAHPSLDEIEREKVCSVMDPLKLSYEARLHASQNRRLPLQIVLHALYYDQLQLQGGEEARMPAWGRDQGLTADDMLLIRENENLRLELARMKIYVSQIQQQGMSGLKMESKNSFFSSVSRTLGKLNPFKQVGSKDTSSIENREVIGMEMMAKPRRRRRFSIA